Sequence from the Deferribacterota bacterium genome:
ATTTCTCCATTTCTATATGCAATACTAAACCATCTTTATTAGGTATTTCCTTTACATCTTTGTATCCTAGGTGTTTATAAAAATCATGTGCTATTAAACTAGACCATAACCAAATTCTTTTATAACCATTATCTTCAATACATTTCTCAGCTGTCTGTGCCAATTTTCTACCTAAGCCTTTCCCCATGTGTGAAGGTAGAACGTAAAGTGATCTCATCTTATCTTTTTTTGCTAATACACAACCAACTATATCTCCATCTTCTTCTGCTACAAAATAATCATAGTTTGTAATATATTTAGTAAGTTTTTCTACTGTATAGTTATTAACAGTCTCTTCCATATCCTCTTGTGGATATATGTCTTTATGGGTAGCAAGAATAGATTCCCTTATAACATACTGTATTGATTCTATATCATCTTTTGTAGCTCTTCTTATTTCCATAATTGTAATCTTATATTTTAATCTACAACTATATTACCAA
This genomic interval carries:
- a CDS encoding GNAT family N-acetyltransferase, giving the protein MEIRRATKDDIESIQYVIRESILATHKDIYPQEDMEETVNNYTVEKLTKYITNYDYFVAEEDGDIVGCVLAKKDKMRSLYVLPSHMGKGLGRKLAQTAEKCIEDNGYKRIWLWSSLIAHDFYKHLGYKDVKEIPNKDGLVLHIEMEKYL